From a region of the Carassius auratus strain Wakin chromosome 31, ASM336829v1, whole genome shotgun sequence genome:
- the LOC113051150 gene encoding UI-like — translation MKPVPLVLLITSVLLTTHVPLSTCRPRDLSLINNQLDDVLLNGAGDDAMYYFLLYLQRNLGAQKAAGVLHLPRFPTSQLRSPHRDNSLEELTEFTKRNDNPPISIDLTFHLLRNMIEMARNENQREQAELNRKYLDEAGK, via the coding sequence ATGAAGCCCGTCCCTTTGGTCCTGCTCATTACTTCAGTTTTACTGACCACACACGTCCCGCTGAGCACCTGTCGACCCCGCGATCTGAGCCTAATAAACAACCAGCTAGACGATGTGCTCTTAAACGGGGCTGGAGACGACGCCATGTACTACTTCCTTCTCTACTTGCAAAGAAATCTCGGAGCGCAGAAGGCAGCCGGTGTCCTGCATCTCCCGCGCTTCCCCACGTCACAGCTGCGCTCTCCTCACAGGGACAACAGCTTAGAGGAGCTCACGGAGTTTACCAAACGGAACGACAATCCTCCGATCTCCATCGACCTCACCTTCCATCTGCTGAGAAACATGATCGAAATGGCGCGGAACGAGAATCAAAGGGAACAGGCGGAACTAAACCGTAAATATCTAGATGAGGCTGGGAAGTAG